The Brachybacterium huguangmaarense genome contains a region encoding:
- a CDS encoding carbohydrate ABC transporter permease, producing the protein MTTASAPVSTAPSSSTTEDAPRRHRKPFSWGRLVAWIVMIVFLFITVFPFYWMLRTALSSNNALATDPSSLLPVGWNLGGFERVFGLQDVEEAVSQGGSGASINFWRYLLNSVVVATTITIVQTFSCAMAAYAFSRLRWRGREAVFLVFLGAMMIPTIFTLLPNFILIKNLHLVDTLLGIMLPTLLISPFAIFFLRQFFNNISREVEEAAMIDGAGKVRVFFTLIIPMSTAPMFTLALLTYMTSWNEYFWSLMVSYTDSSRVLTVALGVFRAQSPGTGPDWSGLMAATLVAAAPMLILFAFFAKKIVNSIGFSGIK; encoded by the coding sequence ATGACCACAGCATCAGCTCCCGTGAGCACCGCCCCGTCCTCGAGCACGACCGAGGACGCTCCGCGTCGTCACCGCAAGCCCTTCTCGTGGGGCCGCCTGGTGGCATGGATCGTGATGATCGTCTTCCTGTTCATCACCGTCTTCCCCTTCTACTGGATGCTGCGCACCGCGCTGTCCAGCAACAACGCCCTGGCCACCGACCCGTCGAGCCTCCTGCCCGTGGGCTGGAACCTGGGCGGCTTCGAGCGCGTCTTCGGCCTCCAGGACGTCGAGGAGGCGGTGTCCCAAGGTGGCTCCGGCGCCTCGATCAACTTCTGGCGCTACCTGCTCAACTCGGTGGTCGTGGCCACCACCATCACGATCGTGCAGACGTTCTCGTGCGCGATGGCCGCCTACGCCTTCTCCCGTCTGCGCTGGCGCGGACGCGAGGCCGTGTTCCTCGTGTTCCTGGGCGCGATGATGATCCCGACGATCTTCACGCTGCTCCCGAACTTCATCCTGATCAAGAACCTGCACCTGGTGGACACGCTGCTCGGGATCATGCTCCCGACGCTGCTCATCTCCCCGTTCGCGATCTTCTTCCTGCGGCAGTTCTTCAACAACATCTCCCGCGAGGTGGAGGAGGCCGCGATGATCGACGGCGCCGGGAAGGTGCGTGTGTTCTTCACGCTCATCATCCCGATGTCGACGGCCCCGATGTTCACCCTCGCGCTGCTGACGTACATGACGTCGTGGAACGAGTACTTCTGGTCGCTCATGGTCTCCTACACGGATTCCTCGCGCGTGCTCACCGTGGCCCTGGGGGTGTTCCGCGCGCAGTCGCCGGGCACGGGCCCCGACTGGTCGGGCCTGATGGCGGCGACCCTGGTCGCGGCCGCCCCCATGCTGATCCTCTTCGCCTTCTTCGCGAAGAAGATCGTCAACTCCATCGGCTTCTCCGGGATCAAGTGA
- a CDS encoding SDR family oxidoreductase, with the protein MTIVVFGATGQLGRHVLTSLRAHGVAPTEVRAVGRNTERLSELAAEGFATARADLDDPPTVRTAVEGADTVLLISASEPGRRLPQHRAVIDAAREAGVERIVYTSLLDAQDTAHVLAPEHKATEALLAESGLTTTILRNGWYTENYVGDFASARERGVIANAAGGARIASAPRADYAEAAAVVLTTDGHAGRIYELAGSYAWTFEEFATAASRVLGSDVEYRALTDDQEKQALLEAGLDEGTASFVVALAADSRHGLLDASGEQLEALIGHPTASLEDQLRTL; encoded by the coding sequence ATGACCATCGTCGTCTTCGGAGCCACCGGCCAGCTCGGCCGCCATGTCCTGACCTCCCTGCGGGCGCACGGGGTCGCGCCGACCGAGGTGCGCGCCGTCGGCCGCAACACCGAGCGCCTGTCCGAGCTCGCCGCCGAGGGCTTCGCGACCGCTCGCGCCGATCTCGACGACCCGCCCACCGTACGGACCGCGGTCGAGGGGGCCGACACCGTGCTGCTCATCTCGGCGAGCGAGCCGGGCCGGCGCCTGCCCCAGCATCGCGCCGTGATCGACGCCGCCCGCGAGGCCGGCGTCGAGCGGATCGTCTACACCTCGCTGCTCGACGCGCAGGACACGGCCCATGTGCTCGCTCCCGAGCACAAGGCGACCGAGGCGCTCCTCGCCGAGTCGGGGCTGACGACCACGATCCTGCGCAACGGCTGGTACACCGAGAACTACGTGGGGGACTTCGCGAGCGCACGCGAGCGCGGCGTGATCGCCAACGCGGCGGGCGGGGCGAGGATCGCGAGCGCCCCGCGCGCCGACTACGCCGAGGCCGCCGCGGTCGTGCTCACCACGGACGGCCACGCCGGCAGGATCTATGAGCTGGCCGGCTCCTACGCCTGGACCTTCGAGGAGTTCGCGACCGCCGCCTCCCGCGTGCTCGGCAGCGACGTCGAGTACCGCGCGCTCACCGACGACCAGGAGAAGCAGGCCCTGCTCGAGGCCGGCCTCGACGAGGGCACCGCGTCGTTCGTCGTCGCCCTCGCCGCCGACAGCCGCCACGGGCTGCTCGACGCCTCGGGCGAGCAGCTCGAGGCGCTCATCGGCCACCCCACCGCCTCCCTCGAGGACCAGCTCCGCACCTTGTGA
- a CDS encoding pyridoxal phosphate-dependent aminotransferase, which translates to MILTQSSKLRDVCYEIRGPVPAEAARMEAEGHKIIKLNIGNPAPFGFEAPDEILVDMIKQLPTAQGYSESKGIPAARRAVAQYYQTRNMPDMQLDDIYLGNGVSELIQMTCQALVDDGDEVLVPSPDYPLWTASVSLAGGRAVHYRCDEEQHWWPDVSDIADKVTERTKAIVVINPNNPTGAVYPEHVLREIVEVARKHGLLILADEIYDKILYDDAVHTPIASLAPDLLTITYNGLSKAYRVAGFRAGWMALYGPKEDAASFIEGLDVLSNMRLCPNVPAQHVVATALGGYQTIDDLVLPGGRLREQRDVAYEGLMAIPGVTVEKAEGALYMFPRLDREMYRIDNDEQFAYDLLRTKRLLITHGTGFNFPTPDHFRLVTLPPVEMLEDAVDRIADFLAGIRR; encoded by the coding sequence ATGATCCTCACCCAGTCCTCGAAGCTGCGCGACGTCTGCTACGAGATCCGAGGACCGGTCCCCGCCGAGGCCGCCCGCATGGAGGCCGAGGGGCACAAGATCATCAAGCTGAACATCGGCAACCCGGCGCCGTTCGGCTTCGAGGCCCCCGACGAGATCCTCGTCGACATGATCAAGCAGCTGCCCACCGCCCAGGGCTACTCCGAGTCCAAGGGCATCCCGGCGGCGCGGCGCGCGGTCGCGCAGTACTACCAGACCCGCAACATGCCCGACATGCAGCTCGACGACATCTACCTCGGCAACGGGGTGAGCGAGCTGATCCAGATGACGTGCCAGGCGCTCGTCGACGACGGCGACGAGGTGCTCGTGCCCTCGCCCGACTACCCCCTGTGGACGGCGTCCGTCTCGCTCGCGGGCGGCCGGGCCGTGCATTACCGCTGCGACGAGGAGCAGCACTGGTGGCCCGACGTGTCGGACATCGCCGACAAGGTCACCGAGCGCACCAAGGCGATCGTCGTCATCAACCCCAACAACCCCACCGGGGCGGTCTATCCCGAGCACGTGCTGCGGGAGATCGTCGAGGTCGCGCGCAAGCACGGCCTGCTGATCCTGGCCGACGAGATCTACGACAAGATCCTCTACGACGACGCCGTGCACACGCCGATCGCCTCGCTCGCGCCCGACCTGCTGACCATCACCTACAACGGTCTGTCCAAGGCGTACCGGGTGGCGGGCTTCCGTGCGGGGTGGATGGCGCTCTACGGGCCCAAGGAGGACGCCGCGAGCTTCATCGAGGGCCTCGACGTGCTCTCGAACATGCGCCTGTGCCCGAACGTGCCCGCCCAGCACGTGGTCGCGACCGCCCTCGGCGGCTACCAGACCATCGACGACCTCGTGCTGCCGGGCGGGCGCCTCCGCGAGCAGCGCGACGTGGCCTACGAGGGCCTCATGGCGATCCCGGGCGTCACCGTCGAGAAGGCCGAGGGGGCGCTCTACATGTTCCCGCGGCTGGACCGCGAGATGTACAGGATCGACAACGACGAGCAGTTCGCCTACGACCTGCTGCGCACCAAGCGCCTGCTGATCACGCACGGGACCGGGTTCAACTTCCCGACGCCGGACCATTTCCGCCTGGTGACGCTCCCGCCCGTCGAGATGCTCGAGGACGCCGTCGACCGCATCGCGGACTTCCTGGCCGGCATCCGCCGCTGA
- a CDS encoding carbohydrate ABC transporter permease, whose protein sequence is MSAATSARARGDVPGPRRHRDDTKLALLFILPAGIGLLVFLIWPLITGIYYSFTEYTTLTPPKWIGLANYRELIADPVFWKSLLVTLEYVVINIAVQTIVALVIAVLMQRLTKSTWLRSLVLTPYLVSNVVAAIVFLWILDTQVGIGNIFLQWLGFDPVSFWSSETWVIPTVALVNVWRHVGYTALLLFAGLQSIPESMYEAGRTSGAGEIQMFRHITLPLLRPILALVLIMTIIGSFQVFDTISVTTQGGPADASKVLQMYIYQNAFGEYDFGYASALSVALLIILMTVSFVQYRLSNAGESDLD, encoded by the coding sequence ATGTCTGCAGCGACAAGCGCCAGAGCCCGGGGCGACGTCCCGGGACCACGGCGCCACCGGGACGACACCAAGCTCGCCCTGCTCTTCATCCTCCCGGCGGGCATCGGCCTGCTGGTCTTCCTCATCTGGCCGCTCATCACCGGCATCTACTACTCGTTCACCGAGTACACGACGCTCACCCCGCCGAAGTGGATCGGCCTGGCCAACTACCGCGAGCTGATCGCCGACCCGGTCTTCTGGAAGAGCCTCCTGGTCACGCTCGAGTACGTGGTCATCAACATCGCGGTGCAGACCATCGTGGCCCTCGTGATCGCGGTGCTCATGCAGCGCCTGACCAAGTCCACCTGGCTGCGCTCCCTGGTGCTCACCCCGTACCTCGTCTCCAACGTGGTCGCGGCGATCGTGTTCCTGTGGATCCTCGACACCCAGGTCGGCATCGGCAACATCTTCCTGCAGTGGCTGGGCTTCGACCCGGTCTCCTTCTGGTCCTCCGAGACCTGGGTGATCCCGACGGTCGCCCTCGTCAACGTGTGGCGCCACGTCGGCTACACGGCGCTCCTGCTGTTCGCGGGCCTGCAGTCGATCCCCGAGTCGATGTACGAGGCGGGCCGCACCTCGGGTGCGGGCGAGATCCAGATGTTCCGCCACATCACCCTGCCCCTGCTGCGCCCGATCCTGGCGCTCGTGCTGATCATGACGATCATCGGCAGCTTCCAGGTGTTCGACACGATCTCCGTGACGACGCAGGGCGGCCCCGCGGACGCCTCCAAGGTGCTGCAGATGTACATCTACCAGAACGCCTTCGGCGAGTACGACTTCGGCTACGCCTCAGCCCTCTCGGTGGCGCTGCTGATCATCCTCATGACCGTCTCCTTCGTGCAGTACCGGCTGAGCAACGCCGGCGAGTCGGACCTGGACTGA
- a CDS encoding alpha-galactosidase produces the protein MSSTPTALPLVHLSTAGVSIVLDATDGRIPAVLHWGRALGPLSAGDAAALSLLTVPSVPTNAMDDPLRVGLLPQLGDGWLGTPGLVGSREDGSGFAPRLAVRSVTVEGESVTGDPAADELVEAGAARVVFELADEELGLGARLVVELLASGIVRARAHVTNTGADAYTVESLTVALPVPLEADEVLDFAGRWGKERTPQRTRLTVGTHLRENRRGRTGADSAYLLHVGRPGFDFRAGEVWAVHTAFSGNHRHLAERSSLGAQILGGGELLLPHEGRLAAGETYQGPWVYGAYSPAGLDPIAQAFHRTLRARPGHVDTARPVTLNVWEAVYFDHDLARLTDLADIAAHLGVERYVLDDGWFGSRRDDFSGLGDWEVSPDVWPHGLTPLVDHVTGLGMQFGLWFEPEMVSADSDVARAHPEWIMAPSADRLPRESRHQQVLNLSIPEAWQHVHDQMHAILSAYDIAYIKWDHNRDLIESATRATGAAATHAQTLATYRLMDTLKAEHPGLEIESCASGGARVDLEVLDHSDRVWVSDCIDPLERQQMNRWTAQLIPLELMGSHIASGRSHTTTRLHSLAFRAATALFGHLGIEWDLTQASETELTELSRWIALYKEQRELLFTGDLVRDGEVDDALWLTGVVAGDRSRALYEVACVTSSDLAVVGRIRFPGLDPERRYRIEPVVIGDPARVHESPAWSAGEAITRGIEASGAILTQVGFAAPQMSPESSRVYALTAIDR, from the coding sequence ATGTCCTCGACCCCCACCGCCCTCCCCCTCGTCCACCTGAGCACCGCCGGTGTCTCGATCGTGCTCGACGCGACCGACGGCCGCATCCCCGCCGTGCTCCACTGGGGGCGCGCCCTCGGGCCGCTCTCGGCCGGTGACGCCGCCGCGCTGTCGCTCCTGACCGTCCCGAGCGTGCCCACCAACGCGATGGACGACCCGCTGCGGGTGGGCCTCCTGCCCCAGCTCGGCGACGGCTGGCTCGGCACGCCCGGCCTGGTCGGCTCGCGCGAGGACGGCTCGGGCTTCGCACCGCGCCTGGCCGTGCGCTCCGTGACGGTCGAGGGCGAGTCCGTCACCGGGGACCCCGCCGCCGATGAGCTCGTCGAGGCGGGCGCGGCCAGGGTCGTCTTCGAGCTCGCCGACGAGGAGCTGGGCCTCGGCGCCCGCCTCGTGGTCGAGCTCCTGGCCTCGGGCATCGTGCGCGCCCGCGCCCACGTCACCAACACCGGTGCCGACGCGTACACGGTCGAGTCCCTGACCGTGGCGCTCCCGGTCCCCCTCGAGGCGGACGAGGTGCTCGACTTCGCGGGGCGCTGGGGCAAGGAGCGGACGCCGCAGCGCACTCGCCTGACGGTCGGCACGCATCTGCGCGAGAACCGCCGCGGGCGCACCGGCGCCGACTCCGCCTACCTCCTGCACGTCGGGCGCCCGGGCTTCGACTTCCGCGCGGGCGAGGTGTGGGCCGTGCACACGGCGTTCTCGGGCAACCACCGCCACCTCGCCGAGCGCTCCTCCCTCGGCGCCCAGATCCTCGGCGGCGGCGAGCTCCTGCTGCCGCACGAGGGGCGCCTCGCCGCGGGCGAGACCTACCAGGGCCCGTGGGTCTACGGCGCCTACTCCCCCGCCGGCCTCGACCCGATCGCCCAGGCCTTCCACCGCACCCTGCGCGCCCGACCCGGCCACGTCGACACCGCCCGCCCGGTCACGCTCAACGTGTGGGAGGCGGTCTACTTCGACCACGACCTCGCGCGTCTCACCGACCTCGCCGACATCGCGGCGCACCTCGGCGTCGAGCGCTACGTGCTCGACGACGGCTGGTTCGGCTCGCGCCGCGACGACTTCTCCGGCCTCGGCGACTGGGAGGTCTCCCCCGACGTCTGGCCGCACGGCCTGACCCCGCTCGTCGACCACGTGACGGGCCTGGGCATGCAGTTCGGGCTGTGGTTCGAGCCCGAGATGGTCAGCGCCGACTCCGACGTGGCCCGCGCGCACCCCGAGTGGATCATGGCCCCGTCCGCCGATCGTCTCCCCCGCGAGTCCCGCCACCAGCAGGTGCTCAACCTGTCGATCCCCGAGGCGTGGCAGCACGTGCACGACCAGATGCACGCGATCCTGTCCGCGTACGACATCGCGTACATCAAGTGGGACCACAACCGCGACCTGATCGAGTCCGCGACGCGGGCCACGGGCGCCGCCGCGACCCACGCCCAGACCCTCGCCACCTACCGGCTCATGGACACGCTCAAGGCGGAGCACCCGGGTCTCGAGATCGAGTCGTGCGCCTCGGGCGGCGCCCGGGTGGACCTCGAGGTGCTCGACCACAGCGACCGTGTGTGGGTCTCGGACTGCATCGACCCCCTCGAGCGCCAGCAGATGAACCGGTGGACCGCGCAGCTCATCCCGCTCGAGCTGATGGGCAGCCACATCGCCTCGGGGCGCTCGCACACGACGACGCGGCTGCACTCCCTCGCCTTCCGTGCGGCGACCGCGCTGTTCGGCCACCTCGGCATCGAGTGGGACCTGACCCAGGCGAGCGAGACGGAGCTGACGGAGCTGTCCCGGTGGATCGCGCTCTATAAGGAGCAGCGGGAGCTGCTGTTCACGGGCGACCTCGTGCGCGACGGGGAAGTCGACGACGCGCTGTGGCTGACCGGGGTGGTCGCGGGCGATCGCTCGCGGGCGCTGTACGAGGTCGCGTGCGTGACGTCGTCGGATCTCGCCGTCGTCGGGCGGATCCGCTTCCCCGGTCTCGATCCCGAGCGGCGCTACCGGATCGAGCCCGTCGTCATCGGGGACCCGGCCCGCGTCCACGAGTCCCCCGCGTGGTCGGCCGGCGAGGCGATCACCCGCGGGATCGAGGCCTCCGGGGCGATCCTGACGCAGGTGGGGTTCGCCGCACCCCAGATGTCGCCCGAGTCCTCCCGGGTCTACGCGCTCACCGCCATCGACCGCTGA
- a CDS encoding ABC transporter ATP-binding protein: protein MGLHLRDVSFAFDDGDTPRIIFDDVTIDLEAGRVYAVMGPSGSGKTTLFRLASGELTPSAGTVLVNGSAPRASVARARSKGAKTSKSSETTAPPPVIARIFQEYRLVPFLTALENVQLPQEIAHTLHDEPDRAAQLLERLGLSDRAGARTDSLSGGEQQRVAIARALVGSPEVLLADEPTGALDPGAMDAIATLVGDLAHDLGILVVIATHDPLVAAHADVLLRLEERSLVSAA from the coding sequence GTGGGTCTTCATCTGCGCGACGTCTCGTTCGCCTTCGACGACGGGGACACGCCCCGCATCATCTTCGACGACGTCACGATCGACCTGGAGGCCGGTCGCGTCTATGCCGTGATGGGTCCGAGCGGCTCCGGGAAGACCACGCTCTTCCGGCTCGCCTCGGGCGAGCTCACCCCGAGCGCGGGCACGGTGCTCGTGAACGGCTCGGCGCCACGGGCTTCCGTTGCACGGGCCCGGTCGAAGGGCGCGAAGACGTCGAAGAGCTCGGAGACGACGGCCCCGCCGCCCGTGATCGCGCGGATCTTCCAGGAGTACCGGCTCGTCCCGTTCCTGACGGCGCTCGAGAACGTGCAGCTCCCGCAGGAGATCGCCCACACCCTGCACGACGAGCCGGACCGTGCGGCCCAGCTCCTGGAGCGTCTCGGACTGTCCGATCGTGCCGGGGCGCGCACGGACTCGCTCTCGGGCGGCGAGCAGCAGCGCGTGGCGATCGCCCGCGCCCTCGTCGGCTCCCCGGAGGTCCTGCTCGCGGACGAGCCCACCGGTGCGCTCGACCCCGGGGCGATGGACGCGATCGCCACCTTAGTCGGCGACCTCGCCCACGACCTCGGCATCCTCGTGGTGATCGCGACCCACGACCCGCTCGTCGCCGCGCATGCCGACGTGCTGCTCCGCCTGGAGGAGCGCTCCCTGGTGTCCGCCGCATGA
- a CDS encoding FAD-dependent oxidoreductase has protein sequence MFSPQPFRLAVIGAGPAGVYAAETLARTPEVKSGELEVECDIFDALPTPFGLIRYGVAPDHPRIKGIITALHRILGRGDIRFIGDVEFGTDLTFEELHERYDAVIFATGALKDADLDVPGIDLEGSFGAADFVAWYDGNPDYPRTWPLTAEHVAMIGNGNVALDAARMLSKSADELLRTEIPANVYEGLQDAATTDVHVFGRRGPAQTKFSPLETRELAHPRGVQIVLDPRDFEQITDAEREVIRADKRTDQIFATFEGWLAEQQRREAAGDEPTDAHGGPVQRRLHLHFWHRPVEVLGEDGTVVGMRFERTRLDDGGALVGTGEMVDYDLGAVYRAVGYHGSELPGVPYDPRRGVITNEAGRVTRGVGEPIPGVYANGWIKRGPVGLIGATKSDAVETISSLMTDIKDGVLTPAVDRDADSVLRLLDDKGVAYTTWDGWMALDAHEVARGAAATDADGEPRPRIKVVEREDMVQVARDGMKETADSRS, from the coding sequence ATGTTCTCCCCCCAGCCGTTCCGACTTGCCGTCATCGGAGCCGGGCCCGCCGGCGTCTACGCCGCCGAGACCCTCGCACGCACGCCGGAGGTGAAGTCCGGCGAGCTCGAGGTCGAGTGCGACATCTTCGACGCGCTCCCCACACCCTTCGGCCTCATCCGCTACGGCGTCGCGCCCGACCACCCGCGCATCAAGGGCATCATCACGGCCCTGCACCGGATCCTCGGCCGCGGCGACATCCGCTTCATCGGCGACGTCGAGTTCGGGACCGACCTGACCTTCGAGGAGCTGCACGAGCGCTACGACGCGGTCATCTTCGCGACCGGCGCGCTCAAGGACGCCGATCTCGACGTCCCCGGCATCGACCTCGAGGGCTCCTTCGGCGCCGCGGACTTCGTGGCGTGGTACGACGGGAACCCCGACTACCCGCGCACGTGGCCGCTCACGGCCGAGCACGTCGCGATGATCGGCAACGGCAACGTCGCCCTCGACGCCGCCCGCATGCTCTCGAAGTCGGCCGACGAGCTGCTGCGCACCGAGATCCCCGCCAACGTGTACGAGGGGCTCCAGGACGCGGCTACGACCGATGTGCACGTGTTCGGGCGTCGCGGTCCGGCGCAGACCAAGTTCTCCCCGCTCGAGACCCGCGAGCTGGCCCATCCGCGCGGCGTCCAGATCGTGCTGGACCCGCGCGACTTCGAGCAGATCACCGACGCCGAGCGCGAGGTCATCCGCGCCGACAAGCGCACCGACCAGATCTTCGCGACCTTCGAGGGCTGGCTCGCCGAGCAGCAGCGCCGCGAGGCCGCCGGCGATGAGCCCACCGACGCGCACGGCGGGCCCGTGCAGCGCCGCCTCCACCTGCACTTCTGGCACCGGCCCGTCGAGGTCCTCGGCGAGGACGGCACGGTCGTCGGCATGCGTTTCGAGCGCACCCGGCTCGACGACGGCGGGGCCCTGGTGGGCACCGGCGAGATGGTCGACTACGACCTCGGCGCCGTGTACCGCGCCGTCGGCTACCACGGCTCCGAGCTGCCCGGCGTGCCCTACGATCCGCGCCGCGGCGTCATCACGAACGAGGCCGGCCGCGTGACCCGCGGCGTCGGCGAGCCCATCCCCGGCGTGTACGCCAACGGCTGGATCAAGCGCGGCCCGGTGGGTCTGATCGGCGCGACCAAGTCCGACGCCGTCGAGACGATCAGCTCGCTCATGACCGACATCAAGGACGGCGTGCTCACGCCGGCCGTCGACCGCGACGCGGACTCGGTGCTGCGCCTGCTGGACGACAAGGGCGTCGCCTACACGACGTGGGACGGGTGGATGGCGCTCGACGCGCACGAAGTGGCCCGCGGGGCCGCCGCGACCGATGCCGACGGCGAGCCCCGCCCCCGCATCAAGGTCGTCGAGCGCGAGGACATGGTGCAGGTGGCCCGCGACGGCATGAAGGAGACCGCCGACAGCAGGAGCTGA
- a CDS encoding ABC transporter substrate-binding protein codes for MRNSTSPTPSAGAPRRLSRRTLLGSSAAAVGAAAAATTLSACGGGSASGKVQLDYWLWDANQLPAYAQAIDLFMERNPDIDVRITQMGWDDYWTKLTAGFVAEAGPDVFTDHLGRYPEFVKLQVISPLDDFEPIAEIPDDQFKEGLQDLWTGSDGKKYGVPKDYDTIAIFYDKALLSEAGVAPEDLDALDWNPQDGGSYEKMLAHLTVDKNGKRGDEAGFDPKAIKTYGMAADPSIDYVGQSSWSGFAFSTGWTFTNERTWGTAFNYDDPKFQETVDWYFGLVDKGFLAPFGTFGDSSPKQSQLQAHSAALALDGSWMISTYRNLADVDLGITSLPSGPIGTPMSMFNGLGDSMSIQSEHKEEAARLIAFLGSNDSQEIIGGRTVVFPASDAGTDAAVAAYKKKGLDVTPFTDRVDKGETGLYPLVEHAAEISSIMQSAFDRLWMRQIQASDFTSFNDRVNALFT; via the coding sequence ATGAGAAACTCGACATCCCCCACCCCGTCCGCCGGGGCTCCCCGGCGGCTGTCCCGGCGCACCCTGCTGGGATCGTCCGCCGCGGCGGTCGGCGCGGCCGCGGCGGCCACCACGCTCAGCGCGTGCGGCGGCGGCTCGGCCAGCGGCAAGGTCCAGCTCGACTACTGGCTGTGGGACGCCAACCAGCTCCCGGCCTACGCGCAGGCGATCGACCTGTTCATGGAGCGCAACCCCGACATCGACGTGCGCATCACCCAGATGGGCTGGGACGACTACTGGACCAAGCTCACCGCGGGCTTCGTCGCGGAGGCCGGCCCGGACGTGTTCACCGACCATCTCGGCCGCTACCCCGAGTTCGTCAAGCTCCAGGTGATCTCGCCGCTCGACGACTTCGAGCCGATCGCCGAGATCCCGGACGACCAGTTCAAGGAGGGCCTGCAGGATCTCTGGACGGGCTCCGACGGCAAGAAGTACGGGGTCCCCAAGGACTACGACACGATAGCGATCTTCTACGACAAGGCGCTCCTGTCGGAGGCCGGCGTCGCCCCCGAGGATCTCGACGCCCTCGACTGGAACCCGCAGGACGGGGGCTCGTACGAGAAGATGCTCGCCCACCTCACGGTCGACAAGAACGGCAAGCGCGGCGACGAGGCGGGCTTCGACCCGAAGGCGATCAAGACCTACGGCATGGCCGCCGATCCGTCGATCGACTACGTCGGCCAGTCCTCGTGGTCCGGCTTCGCGTTCTCGACGGGGTGGACGTTCACCAACGAGCGCACGTGGGGCACCGCCTTCAACTACGACGACCCGAAGTTCCAGGAGACCGTCGACTGGTACTTCGGCCTCGTCGACAAGGGGTTCCTCGCGCCGTTCGGCACCTTCGGCGACTCGAGCCCCAAGCAGTCCCAGCTGCAGGCCCACTCGGCGGCGCTCGCCCTGGACGGCTCGTGGATGATCAGCACGTACCGCAACCTCGCGGACGTGGATCTGGGCATCACGTCGCTGCCGTCGGGCCCGATCGGCACGCCGATGTCGATGTTCAACGGCCTCGGCGACTCGATGTCCATCCAGTCCGAGCACAAGGAGGAGGCGGCGCGGCTGATCGCGTTCCTCGGCTCGAACGACTCCCAGGAGATCATCGGCGGCCGCACGGTCGTGTTCCCCGCCTCGGACGCGGGCACCGACGCCGCGGTCGCGGCGTACAAGAAGAAGGGCCTGGACGTCACGCCCTTCACCGACCGGGTGGACAAGGGCGAGACGGGACTGTATCCGCTCGTCGAGCACGCGGCCGAGATCTCCTCGATCATGCAGAGCGCCTTCGACCGCCTCTGGATGCGACAGATCCAGGCCTCGGACTTCACGTCCTTCAACGACAGGGTCAACGCCCTGTTCACGTGA